Genomic window (Leptospira bouyouniensis):
GGCGATTTTTCAGATTTAGAACCCAAACAAAAAATAATGGAAGAAAGTGCAAAAATATTATTTCGCAATATTATAAATTTATAACGGACAAAACATGTTTCAAAAAATCTTAACCATTTTATTCGGTAGCAAATACGAAAGAGACTTAAAAAGACTCAATCCAATCGTAGAAGCAATCAATTCTTTTGAAGTTACTATCAAAGCAATGGATGATGAAACCTTGTCATCTCAAACTATAAAGTTTAAAGAAAGGTTGGCAAACGGTGAAACTCTCGATGATATTTTGCCAGAAGCATTTGCAACTGTTAGAGAAGTTGCTTATAGAACTTTGGGAATGCGTCATTTTGATGTGCAAATGATGGGAGGTATTTCCTTACATTGGGGAAATATTTCTGAAATGAAAACGGGTGAAGGAAAAACATTAACTTCTACTCTGCCAATTTATCTTAATTCACTTTCGGGAGAAGGTGTTCACGTAGTTACGGTTAATGACTATTTGGCGAAGAGGGATGCGAATTGGATGCGTCCAGTTTTTGAATTTTTGAAAGTATCTGTTGGTGTCATCCAACATGATATGGATCATGAAGAACGTAAAGTTGCCTATAATTCAGATATCACATATGGAACAAATAATGAGTTTGGGTTTGATTATTTAAGAGATAATATGGTGAGTTATAAAGAGCACCGAGTGCAAAGACAACATAACTTTGCTATTGTGGATGAGGTTGACTCTATTCTTATCGATGAAGCAAGAACACCATTGATTATTTCAGGTCCCGCAGAAGAGTCGACGGACAAATACCTAAAGGTAAACAAAATCATTCCAAAATTAATTGAAGGCGAAGACTTCGAAATTGATGAAAAAGCAAAAAATGTAATTTTATCGGAAGCTGGTGTTCACCATGTGGAAAAATTATTAGATGTCGAAAATTTATACCACGCAGAAAATATTGAACTTGTTCATCACGTACAACAGGCTCTCAAAGCGCATAAGATTTTTTATAAAGATAAAGATTATGTAGTGCAAGATGGTGAAGTCATTATCGTCGACGAATTTACAGGTCGACTTATGAAGGGAAGGCGTTATTCGGATGGTCTTCACCAAGCATTAGAAGCAAAAGAAGGCGTTCCGATCGCACGTGAATCCCAAACATTGGCATCGATTACATTCCAAAACTATTTTCGAATTTATAAAAAATTAGCAGGTATGACAGGGACAGCTGATACTGAGGCAGAAGAATTCAAAAAAATCTATAATTTAGATGTGATAGTCATCCCTTCAAACTTAAAAATTCAACGCCAAGATATGCCTGATCGCGTTTACAAAACAGAACGTGAAAAGTTTGATGCAGTTGTAAAGGATATCCAAGAAAAAGTTTCAAGAAAGCAACCTGTGTTAGTTGGTACGATTTCAATTGAAAAATCTGAAGTATTATCAAAACTTCTCTTTTCTCATGGAATCCAACATAACGTATTAAATGCCAAACAACATGAAAGAGAATCTGAAATTGTTGCCAATGCTGGTAAACCTGGAACCATTACGATTGCAACCAATATGGCGGGAAGGGGAACGGATATTGTACTTGGTGGTGCACCAAAGTATAAAGATGATTTAGAGAAATTAGATGATAAATGTGATTCATTAGGTATTAAAAACAAAGAAGAATTAGAAGTGATTTATAGTTTTCGTGAAAGTTTAATCAAACAAAAGTTTGATGAGGCAGAAGGAAAAATTTCAGACGTCCGTAATGATACAATCAAAAAAGAATGCATCAAAATATTAGATGATGCAAAAAAATGGAAAGTTGATCATGATTTCGTGATAAGTGCAGGTGGTTTGCATATCATCGGTTCAGAACGACATGAATCTAGAAGAATCGACAATCAACTTCGAGGAAGGTCTGGGCGGCAAGGTGACCCAGGTTCTTCTAGATTTTATCTATCATTGCAAGATGATTTGATGAGGATTTTTGGTTCAGATCGTATCGCTCGCATTATGGACACTCTAAAAATGCCAGAAGGACAAGAGCTTGAGCATAGTATGGTTTCCAATGCAATTGCTCGTGCACAAAAACGAGTGGAAGGCCATAACTTCGATATCAGAAAACACTTGTTAGAGTATGATGATGTGATGAATCGTCAAAGGATATATATTTACGGAATACGGAATGAACTTTTAGATAAAGGAAATATGTCCAAAACCGTTTTTGACTTCTTTGATGAAGTTGTAGAAAATCAAGTGATCTTATATTGTGAAGGTAACAATGCTGACGCTTGGGAAATAGATTCTTTAAATGAATGGTTACAAAGTTTAGGAATTGATCATAAAGTAGAATCCAAAGATTTCAAAAAAGAGTCTAACCCACAATTGAAGGTATTCGAAGTTGTTTCAAAACTTGTAAAAGAACTTTATGATTATAAAGTATCTTCGATTGGTGAAGAAATATGGAGATCAATTGAAAGGAATGTTTTCTTAGACATTTTAGACCATAGATGGAAAGAACACCTTTATGCAATGGACCATTTAAAAGAAGGGATTTGGACTGTTGGTTATGGTGAAAAAAATCCATTAATCGAATACAAACTGCAAGGTTTTAAGATGTTCGATCAGTTGGTAGACAATTTAAAAAATGAAGTCGTTTCTTTTTTACTAAAGATAGAAGTTACAGAATCAGATCGAAACCAAAATGATACTTCACCGAAAGAATATAAAAAAATAGGTCAAGAACAACGAGCAGAAGTGGACATGTTTGGAAATGAAGTAAAATCCAACAAAACTAAACCTCAAGTTTCTTCTACGACAAGTTCTGGTGGTGGATCAGAAAGAAGGTCAAGTCGCAGGAAGAAATAAATTTAGTTTATCTGAATTTTTAAAATGATAAGTCCAGTTCTAGATACTGTATGAAATTACTTTCTAGATTGAAAGTTGGACTTGTCATTTTTAATTGATTTAACCATATTTTCTTGTTAACATTACACTTTTAATTACCTGAGTTTGTGATTTCAGATGATTTAAGGATAAAGATTTTTGATCATTCAACAGATCTGGCTACCACTCCATCAATATCAGGTCCATTATTATAAGAATGGGGATAAACGTATCCAGAACCAGTATTTGGATTGGTAATTGCTTCTGCCGATACCATTCTTATAAATCTGAAACCATTTGTTTGGATATTTGTACGAGCAGTAGCGTCACAATTGGTGCCGGGTCCACCTATAATCAAATCATCAAGATTAAAACCATCCCCACCACCTAACAAAAAACCGCTTCCTATTGGCGTAAACAATTCTTCGAGAGTGTATGGTTTTGTTGCCATATTGTAGAGAACTGGTCTTAGACCTGCAAATCCTGGCCATGATGTAATTTTATTGCTATCGGCAACACTTGGATTATAGCCACTAAGATCAAATCCGCAATAATCTGTCCCATTAAAAGAGACATGTACTACCATCGGATCAAACGCATAACGATCGCTCGTTTCTGAAACTTTAAAAGGATTTTCATAAATGATAAAATCAGTACCTGCTACGTTTTTTACTGTCTTCCCTGCCCAGGATAATATTAAACTTGCACCTGCACCTGTTAGATTTAATGCATATACATCGAGCGATCCTGAAAATTCTCCACCTCCACAAATACCATTAATTGCTTTTGACGAATTATTAAATCCACTCACAGTCGAATTGGCAGAGACAACTGTATTTGCTATAGGAATTGCAGTCGGAAGAGACGTTGGTGGACATGGACCTACTGAAGATGAGTTAACATTGGGCATTGCCAGTAATGTAAGTAAAAGGTCATTATTTTTTTCCTTCTCTGCACATTGTAAATTAACCATTATGAATAAGAGAATAAAAATTTTTGATATTGTATGTATGTGACCCACGTAAAGTCTCCCTTCTGCCTTTACCCAATTGAATAAAGGCAAAATAATAGTGATTAAAATGTTCTAGTTAAAAAATTGAAAGCGAAGGAACCATTGCAACCAGCAGCTTTCGGATTTGTTGTATAAACAGTTCCTGATGCTTTTCTAGATGATAGATCTGCTTTCGTTTCAGCTAACGTAGATTTTCCGTTAAACACATCACAAATTAAAATTTCATTTTCAGATGTAATGGTCCAAATCAGAGCTGAAATGTTAGCGCTATTTTTTGGTTTGTAATATAGAACTCGTTCTGCATTACTAAATTCAACAATTTCAGCGTTTACTCGATATGTTGAAGTTCCCGAACCATTCACATAATCAACGTATAAATATCCTGTTGTGGTTCCAAAATTGGATTGGATAGAAACTGTATTGGATCCTGGTGTATTACATGTTCCCGCTGAACAACTAGCTTGAAAAAATGTTCCTCTAATTTCAATTTGGCCAGCTTCTTTTGCAGATGCTTCAGTTGTTTTAATTAAGCCTAATACTAAATTGTTATCAGCTACCGATTTGTCTACCTTGCCATTATCTGCGCATTCTATGAATATGAACACGGATAACATGACGATTGTTAGTTTTAGTAAAGTTTTCACTGAGATTCTCCTAAATCTTGGTTTGAATTTAGGGGAACACGAATTGGAAATAGATTTATCTTTGTC
Coding sequences:
- a CDS encoding LIC_13355 family lipoprotein, producing the protein MVNLQCAEKEKNNDLLLTLLAMPNVNSSSVGPCPPTSLPTAIPIANTVVSANSTVSGFNNSSKAINGICGGGEFSGSLDVYALNLTGAGASLILSWAGKTVKNVAGTDFIIYENPFKVSETSDRYAFDPMVVHVSFNGTDYCGFDLSGYNPSVADSNKITSWPGFAGLRPVLYNMATKPYTLEELFTPIGSGFLLGGGDGFNLDDLIIGGPGTNCDATARTNIQTNGFRFIRMVSAEAITNPNTGSGYVYPHSYNNGPDIDGVVARSVE
- the secA gene encoding preprotein translocase subunit SecA, with the protein product MFQKILTILFGSKYERDLKRLNPIVEAINSFEVTIKAMDDETLSSQTIKFKERLANGETLDDILPEAFATVREVAYRTLGMRHFDVQMMGGISLHWGNISEMKTGEGKTLTSTLPIYLNSLSGEGVHVVTVNDYLAKRDANWMRPVFEFLKVSVGVIQHDMDHEERKVAYNSDITYGTNNEFGFDYLRDNMVSYKEHRVQRQHNFAIVDEVDSILIDEARTPLIISGPAEESTDKYLKVNKIIPKLIEGEDFEIDEKAKNVILSEAGVHHVEKLLDVENLYHAENIELVHHVQQALKAHKIFYKDKDYVVQDGEVIIVDEFTGRLMKGRRYSDGLHQALEAKEGVPIARESQTLASITFQNYFRIYKKLAGMTGTADTEAEEFKKIYNLDVIVIPSNLKIQRQDMPDRVYKTEREKFDAVVKDIQEKVSRKQPVLVGTISIEKSEVLSKLLFSHGIQHNVLNAKQHERESEIVANAGKPGTITIATNMAGRGTDIVLGGAPKYKDDLEKLDDKCDSLGIKNKEELEVIYSFRESLIKQKFDEAEGKISDVRNDTIKKECIKILDDAKKWKVDHDFVISAGGLHIIGSERHESRRIDNQLRGRSGRQGDPGSSRFYLSLQDDLMRIFGSDRIARIMDTLKMPEGQELEHSMVSNAIARAQKRVEGHNFDIRKHLLEYDDVMNRQRIYIYGIRNELLDKGNMSKTVFDFFDEVVENQVILYCEGNNADAWEIDSLNEWLQSLGIDHKVESKDFKKESNPQLKVFEVVSKLVKELYDYKVSSIGEEIWRSIERNVFLDILDHRWKEHLYAMDHLKEGIWTVGYGEKNPLIEYKLQGFKMFDQLVDNLKNEVVSFLLKIEVTESDRNQNDTSPKEYKKIGQEQRAEVDMFGNEVKSNKTKPQVSSTTSSGGGSERRSSRRKK